The Desmodus rotundus isolate HL8 chromosome 3, HLdesRot8A.1, whole genome shotgun sequence genome includes a region encoding these proteins:
- the PRKCZ gene encoding protein kinase C zeta type isoform X4: MELEEAFRLSCQHRGDGLVIHVFPSIPEQPGMPCPGEDKSIYRRGARRWRKLYRANGHLFQAKRFNRRAYCGQCSERIWGLARQGYRCVNCRLLVHKRCHALVPLTCERHMDSVMPSQEPAADDKDDDADLPSEETDGVPYIPASRKHDSSKDDAEDLKPVIDGIDGIKISQGLGLQDFDLIRVIGRGSYAKVLLVRLKKNEQVYAMKVVKKELVHDDEDIDWVQTEKHVFEQASSNPFLVGLHSCFQTASRLFLVIEYVNGGDLMFHMQRQRKLPEEHARFYAAEICIALNFLHERGIIYRDLKLDNVLLDADGHIKLTDYGMCKEGLGPGDTTSTFCGTPNYIAPEILRGEEYGFSVDWWALGVLMFEMMAGRSPFDIITDNPDMNTEDYLFQVILEKPIRIPRFLSVKASHVLKGFLNKDPKERLGCRPQTGFSDIKAHAFFRSIDWDLLEKKQALPPFQPQITDDYGLDNFDTQFTSEPVQLTPDDEDALKRIDQSEFAGFEYINPLLLSTEEAV; encoded by the exons AATCCATCTACCGCCGTGGCGCCAGAAGATGGAGGAAGCTGTACCGTGCCAACGGCCATCTCTTCCAAGCCAAGCGCTTTAACAGG AGAGCGTACTGCGGCCAGTGCAGCGAAAGGATATGGGGCCTCGCGAGGCAGGGCTACAGGTGCGTCAACTGCAGACTGCTGGTCCATAAGCGCTGTCACGCCCTCGTCCCGCTGACCTGCGAGAGGCATATG GATTCTGTCATGCCTTCCCAAGAACCCGCAGCAGATGACAAGGACGACGACGCGGACCTCCCCTCCGAGGAGACCGATGGTG TTCCTTACATCCCTGCCTCCCGGAAACACGACAGCAGTAAGGATGATGCTGAG gaCCTCAAGCCAGTCATCGACGGGATAGACGGGATCAAAATCtctcaggggctggggctgcaggactTCGACCTCATCAGGGTCATCGGGCGTGGCAGCTACGCCAAGGTGCTCCTGGTGCGGCTCAAGAAGAACGAGCAGGTGTACGCCATGAAGGTGGTGAAGAAGGAGCTGGTGCACGACGACGAG GACATCGACTGGGTGCAGACGGAGAAGCACGTGTTTGAGCAGGCGTCCAGCAACCCCTTCCTGGTCGGCTTGCACTCCTGCTTCCAGACGGCCAGCAG GTTGTTTCTGGTCATCGAGTATGTCAACGGCGGGGACCTCATGTTCCACATGCAGAGACAGCGGAAGCTTCCGGAGGAGCACGCCAG GTTCTATGCCGCAGAGATCTGCATCGCTCTCAACTTCCTGCACGAGAGGGGCATCATCTACCGGGACCTGAAGCTAGACAACGTCCTCCTTGACGCTGACGGCCACATCAAGCTCACGGACTACGGCATGTGCAAG GAAGGCCTGGGCCCCGGTGACACCACAAGCACTTTCTGCGGAACCCCGAATTACATCGCCCCAGAAATCCTACGTGGGGAGGAGTACG GCTTCAGCGTGGACTGGTGGGCACTGGGCGTGCTCATGTTCGAGATGATGGCCGGGCGCTCCCCCTTCGACATCATCACCGACAACCCCGACATGAACACCGAGGACTACCTGTTCCAAG TGATCCTGGAGAAGCCCATCCGCATCCCCCGCTTCCTCTCGGTCAAGGCCTCCCATGTCTTAAAAGGGTTTTTGAACAAG GACCCCAAAGAGAGGCTTGGCTGCCGGCCGCAGACCGGGTTCTCCGACATCAAGGCTCACGCATTCTTCCGCAGCATTGACTGGGACCTG ctGGAGAAGAAGCAGGCGTTGCCGCCCTTCCAGCCGCAGATCACGGACGACTATGGCCTGGACAACTTCGACACACAGTTCACCAGTGAGCCCGTGCAGCTGACCCCTGACGACGA GGACGCCCTGAAGAGGATCGACCAGTCCGAGTTCGCAGGGTTCGAGTACATCAACCCGCTGCTGCTGTCCACCGAAGAGGCTGTGTGA
- the FAAP20 gene encoding Fanconi anemia core complex-associated protein 20: MEAARSSRLRLSRRQPPSRGGPPSPRPGSLRDADDERARLWAGLLRAVRADLNKDGVPPPLPAFSGQEPSRVPEPAASPEVFTVGSETFSWMPFPPAPRGGRGPGRSYRVLRGAGGCPGSPALSLQAGAAPEPRGVLSSGEQPGEQPAMDTAQTLRSCPMCQVDFAPGLAQLDIDNHLTQCLAGSVEDVAW, translated from the exons ATGGAGGCGGCGCGGAGTTCTCGGCTTCGGCTGAGTCGCCGGCAGCCACCTTCCAGGGGCGG GCCTCCGAGCCCCCGCCCGGGGTCCCTCCGGGACGCCGACGACGAGCGCGCGCGGTTGTGGGCCGGCCTGCTGCGCGCAGTGCGCGCGGACTTGAACAAGGACGGGGTGCCGCCGCCGCTGCCCGCTTTCTCAGGCCAG GAGCCCAGCCGCGTTCCCGAGCCTGCCGCGTCTCCTGAGGTCTTCACCGTGGGATCCGAAACTTTTTCCTGGATGCCCTTCCCGCCTGCCCCGAGGggagggcggggcccaggccgCTCTTATCGGGTGCTCCGCGGGGCCGGCGGGTGCCCAGGGTCCCCCGCCCTGTCCCTGCAAGCAGGCGCCGCGCCCGAGCCCCGCGGGGTCCTCAGCTCCGGGgagcagccaggggagcagccaGCGATGGACACAGCTCAGACCCTGCGAAGCTGCCCCATGTGCCAGGTCGACTTCGCTCCCGG GCTGGCCCAGCTGGACATCGACAACCACCTCACGCAGTGCCTGGCAGGCAGTGTGGAGGACGTGGCGTGGTGA